Proteins co-encoded in one Cellulosilyticum sp. I15G10I2 genomic window:
- the xylB gene encoding xylulokinase, with the protein MQKLLLGIDLGTSSCKVAVFEKNGNVVAQKTGSYRVYYPQKGWAEQDPNEWWQVICTTTKRMLEENNIDASTIAGIGIDGQSWSAIAVDKKGEVLCNTPIWMDTRASEICEEIKSQISEDEIFSVCGNSLQPSYTLPKILWYKKHTPDIYAKIDKVLQSNSFIVYRLTDQITQEKSQGYGHQCFDMHTGKWDENLCEKLGIDRHMLPDIYDCHEVVGYVTKHAAEATGLFEGTPVVAGGLDAACGTLGAGVVRSGQTQEQGGQAGGMSICIDKYSADKRLILSYHVVPNTWLLQGGTVGGGGVVKWFEQEFGAAEREMAKQNGTNSFEEMSSEADAIPSGSEGLVFLPYMSGERSPIWDPKAKGIYFGLDFSKTRSHMIRASFEGVAYSLRHNLEVAENTGAKVNTLHAMGGAANSEVWTQIKADVTGKKIAVPASDTATTLGAAILAGVGVGVYESFEEAVRETVQIKRVHEPDMEKHNQYQKYFDMYLELYEKLKDSMKKL; encoded by the coding sequence ATGCAGAAATTATTACTAGGAATAGATTTAGGGACTTCATCATGTAAAGTTGCTGTGTTTGAGAAGAATGGGAATGTAGTTGCACAAAAAACAGGAAGTTATCGCGTATACTATCCTCAAAAGGGGTGGGCAGAACAAGATCCGAATGAGTGGTGGCAAGTGATCTGTACAACCACAAAAAGGATGCTGGAAGAAAACAATATTGATGCTTCAACTATAGCAGGTATTGGAATTGATGGACAAAGCTGGTCAGCGATTGCTGTTGATAAGAAGGGGGAAGTTTTATGTAATACGCCTATTTGGATGGATACAAGAGCAAGTGAAATTTGTGAAGAGATTAAATCACAGATAAGTGAAGATGAAATTTTCAGTGTTTGTGGTAATTCGCTTCAGCCATCTTATACGCTTCCCAAAATACTTTGGTATAAAAAACATACGCCTGATATTTATGCCAAGATTGATAAAGTACTACAGTCTAATAGTTTTATTGTTTATAGACTGACAGATCAGATTACGCAGGAAAAATCGCAGGGATATGGTCATCAGTGTTTTGATATGCATACTGGCAAATGGGATGAAAATCTATGTGAAAAACTAGGAATAGATAGACATATGCTTCCTGATATTTATGACTGTCACGAAGTGGTAGGATACGTTACAAAACATGCGGCAGAAGCAACAGGTCTTTTTGAAGGAACGCCAGTTGTAGCTGGGGGGTTAGATGCAGCTTGTGGTACTTTAGGAGCAGGAGTTGTACGCAGCGGTCAAACACAAGAACAAGGCGGTCAAGCAGGCGGGATGAGTATTTGCATTGATAAATACAGTGCGGATAAGCGTCTTATCTTATCTTATCACGTTGTTCCAAATACGTGGCTCTTACAAGGTGGTACTGTAGGAGGGGGCGGTGTTGTTAAATGGTTTGAACAAGAGTTTGGGGCGGCTGAAAGAGAAATGGCTAAACAAAATGGTACCAACTCTTTTGAAGAAATGAGCAGCGAAGCAGATGCAATTCCTTCAGGATCAGAAGGCTTAGTATTTTTACCTTATATGTCTGGTGAAAGATCTCCTATATGGGACCCAAAGGCAAAAGGTATCTATTTTGGGCTTGATTTTTCAAAAACAAGATCCCATATGATCAGGGCAAGTTTTGAAGGTGTGGCTTACTCCTTAAGGCATAACTTAGAAGTTGCAGAAAATACAGGGGCCAAGGTTAACACCTTGCATGCAATGGGAGGAGCTGCAAACAGCGAGGTATGGACTCAAATTAAAGCAGATGTAACAGGTAAAAAAATAGCTGTGCCAGCATCAGATACAGCAACTACCCTGGGAGCAGCTATTTTAGCTGGAGTAGGCGTAGGTGTCTATGAGAGTTTTGAAGAGGCTGTGCGGGAGACTGTTCAGATAAAACGTGTTCATGAACCCGATATGGAAAAACATAATCAGTACCAAAAATACTTTGATATGTATCTTGAGCTTTATGAAAAACTTAAAGATAGTATGAAAAAGCTATAG
- a CDS encoding aldose 1-epimerase family protein, which yields MNYELKNQYLTVTVTTLGAELISLKDVEGTEYIWNADEKYWKRHTPILFPIVGKIREGKYTLESREYSLPAHGFARDLEFEIESYSKENIVFVLRACKETKKSYPFDFVLRVIYTLKVKRLDIAYEVINEDKDKMYFKIGAHPGFRCPIFENETAGDYYLEFEQEEDALQIPIDSDVYLTRETRQFKGKKLYFNEQLPIDGVIILTNYKSKSISLSSKQHNKGLSVDFEGFPFLGVWRAEDNAPFICIEPWYGHADFSDESKELADKKDTICLESMKTFKCAHGISII from the coding sequence ATGAACTACGAATTAAAAAATCAATACTTAACGGTAACAGTAACAACTTTAGGGGCAGAACTTATAAGTCTTAAAGATGTAGAAGGCACAGAGTATATTTGGAATGCAGATGAAAAGTATTGGAAAAGACATACACCTATTTTATTTCCTATAGTAGGTAAGATACGAGAAGGCAAATATACGCTAGAAAGTAGGGAGTATTCGCTCCCTGCCCATGGCTTTGCAAGAGACTTAGAATTTGAAATAGAAAGCTATTCAAAGGAAAATATAGTATTTGTTTTAAGGGCATGTAAAGAAACGAAGAAGAGCTATCCTTTTGATTTTGTCTTAAGAGTTATTTATACTTTAAAAGTTAAAAGATTAGATATAGCGTATGAGGTAATTAATGAGGACAAGGATAAAATGTACTTTAAAATAGGGGCCCACCCAGGTTTTAGGTGTCCGATATTTGAAAATGAAACAGCAGGAGACTATTACTTGGAGTTTGAACAAGAGGAGGATGCACTGCAAATACCTATTGATTCAGATGTTTATTTAACACGGGAAACAAGACAATTTAAAGGGAAAAAGCTATATTTCAATGAGCAGCTTCCGATAGATGGTGTGATTATTCTAACAAATTACAAAAGTAAAAGTATTTCGCTATCCTCTAAACAACATAATAAAGGGCTTAGTGTAGATTTTGAAGGATTTCCTTTTTTAGGAGTATGGCGAGCAGAAGATAATGCACCATTTATATGTATTGAACCGTGGTATGGCCATGCAGATTTTAGCGATGAATCTAAGGAACTAGCTGATAAAAAAGATACTATTTGCTTAGAATCAATGAAAACATTTAAGTGTGCACATGGCATCAGTATTATTTAA
- a CDS encoding RbsD/FucU family protein has product MLKGIPSILTPELLKILMEMGHGDELVIADGNFPKFGHPDQVIRCDGHGVPELLDAILKFMPLDKYVDYPVILMEVLPNDPVVPVIWDQYKELINKHGNDAKAVQPINKFEFYERAKKAYAVVTTSESALYANIILKKGVVVE; this is encoded by the coding sequence ATGCTTAAAGGTATACCAAGTATTTTAACGCCAGAACTATTAAAAATATTAATGGAAATGGGTCATGGAGATGAACTTGTTATAGCAGATGGCAACTTCCCAAAGTTTGGTCATCCAGATCAAGTGATAAGATGTGATGGACATGGAGTGCCAGAACTCTTGGACGCTATTTTAAAGTTTATGCCTCTTGATAAATATGTAGATTATCCTGTGATTCTAATGGAAGTTTTACCTAATGACCCAGTTGTTCCTGTCATTTGGGATCAGTATAAAGAGCTTATTAATAAGCATGGTAATGACGCTAAGGCAGTGCAGCCTATTAATAAGTTTGAGTTTTATGAAAGAGCAAAAAAAGCTTATGCCGTTGTGACAACAAGTGAAAGTGCATTATACGCAAATATTATACTGAAAAAAGGTGTAGTGGTAGAATGA
- a CDS encoding galactitol-1-phosphate 5-dehydrogenase, translating into MKAAVLYGNEDIRYDDFKTPEIKPGCVKVKIKATGICGSDIPRVLANGAHFYPVVLGHEFAGDVVEVGEGVTSLQIGDRVSGAPLLPCHKCEDCMSGNHALCKNYSFIGSREQGSFAEYVVLPEVNAVKFDPTISYEQGAMFEPSTVALHGLMCNDYQGGEYTAVLGGGTIGLFTMQWARIFGAKKVVVFDISDERLALAKKLGADETINTLSDDFMQQAKELTGGKGYKYVFETAGVTDTMKMAFELAANKAHVCFIGTPTKDLTFTPKLFENMNRKEFKLTGSWMSYSAPYPGKEWELTAHYFATGQLKFDEGLIFKKFAMQDVDKAFELYKTPGAVKGKILLINE; encoded by the coding sequence ATGAAAGCAGCAGTATTATACGGTAATGAAGATATTAGATATGATGATTTTAAAACGCCGGAGATTAAACCTGGATGTGTTAAAGTCAAAATTAAAGCAACAGGCATATGTGGTTCAGATATTCCTAGAGTTTTAGCAAACGGCGCACATTTTTATCCAGTTGTACTTGGACATGAATTTGCTGGAGATGTTGTAGAAGTGGGAGAAGGGGTAACATCTCTTCAAATAGGAGACCGCGTATCAGGGGCACCACTTCTTCCTTGTCATAAATGTGAAGACTGTATGAGCGGCAATCATGCACTATGCAAAAATTATAGTTTCATCGGTTCAAGAGAGCAAGGAAGTTTTGCAGAATATGTTGTACTTCCGGAGGTTAATGCTGTTAAATTTGACCCAACCATTTCCTATGAACAAGGGGCGATGTTTGAACCTTCTACTGTAGCGCTGCATGGGCTGATGTGTAATGATTACCAAGGGGGAGAATATACAGCTGTTTTAGGCGGCGGAACAATTGGGCTATTTACAATGCAATGGGCACGTATCTTTGGGGCAAAGAAGGTTGTAGTATTTGATATCAGTGACGAGCGTTTAGCGCTTGCTAAAAAACTTGGTGCCGATGAAACAATTAATACTTTAAGTGATGATTTTATGCAGCAAGCTAAGGAACTTACTGGAGGCAAAGGCTATAAATATGTATTTGAAACAGCAGGGGTCACCGATACGATGAAAATGGCTTTTGAGCTTGCAGCTAATAAGGCACATGTGTGTTTTATTGGAACACCTACTAAAGATCTTACTTTCACACCTAAATTATTTGAAAACATGAATAGAAAAGAATTTAAACTCACAGGTTCTTGGATGTCCTATAGTGCACCTTATCCAGGTAAAGAATGGGAACTTACAGCACACTATTTTGCAACAGGGCAGCTTAAATTCGATGAAGGACTTATTTTTAAAAAGTTTGCAATGCAGGATGTAGACAAAGCTTTTGAGCTCTATAAAACACCAGGTGCAGTCAAAGGTAAAATATTACTAATCAATGAATAA
- a CDS encoding aldo/keto reductase: MTNFVDPKLVPKRKLNTGVEMPAIGMGTFGSDRFTPEQVSNAVAGAIRSGYRLFDCASVYGNEHLIGEVFDAAIKNGEVKREELFITSKVWNDMHGEGDVLLSVAKSLKDLKLDYIDLFFVHWPFPNYHAPGCDVDSRSKDATPYIHENFMKTWRQMERLVEAGLVKSIGTSNMTIPKLELLLRDCKIKPVANEMELHPCFQQPELYDYCTQNGIQPIGFCPIGSPTRPDRDKTADDVADIEEPVVAEIAKNHGIHPAVVCLKWAVQRGQIPIPFSIHEVEYVSNLRCTVEDPLTDEEMEALKTVDRNCRLIKGQVFLWEGAKDWTDLWDLEGTITK; encoded by the coding sequence ATGACGAATTTTGTAGATCCAAAATTAGTACCAAAACGTAAGCTTAATACAGGAGTAGAAATGCCAGCAATAGGAATGGGAACCTTTGGTTCAGACAGATTTACTCCAGAGCAAGTTTCAAATGCAGTTGCAGGAGCAATAAGATCTGGGTACAGACTCTTTGACTGTGCCTCAGTGTATGGTAATGAGCACTTAATAGGAGAAGTATTTGACGCTGCCATTAAAAACGGTGAAGTGAAACGTGAAGAATTATTTATCACTTCAAAAGTATGGAACGATATGCATGGCGAAGGAGATGTACTTCTTTCAGTAGCAAAATCTCTTAAGGATTTAAAATTAGACTATATCGATCTTTTCTTTGTACACTGGCCATTTCCAAACTATCATGCACCAGGTTGTGATGTAGATTCTCGCAGTAAGGATGCAACACCTTATATCCATGAAAACTTTATGAAGACTTGGAGACAGATGGAAAGACTTGTTGAAGCAGGACTGGTTAAAAGTATTGGAACATCTAATATGACTATTCCAAAACTGGAATTACTTCTTAGAGACTGCAAAATTAAACCTGTCGCTAATGAAATGGAACTTCATCCTTGCTTCCAACAACCAGAACTATATGACTACTGTACTCAAAATGGTATTCAGCCAATAGGCTTTTGTCCAATTGGTTCACCAACACGTCCAGATCGTGATAAAACGGCAGATGATGTAGCAGATATTGAAGAACCAGTTGTAGCAGAAATTGCTAAAAACCATGGTATTCATCCAGCAGTAGTATGCCTTAAATGGGCCGTACAACGTGGGCAGATACCAATACCTTTCTCTATTCATGAAGTCGAGTATGTAAGCAACTTAAGATGCACAGTTGAAGATCCTCTGACAGATGAAGAAATGGAAGCACTTAAAACAGTAGATAGAAATTGTCGTCTTATTAAAGGGCAAGTGTTCCTTTGGGAAGGTGCAAAAGATTGGACTGATTTATGGGATTTAGAAGGCACAATTACAAAATAA
- a CDS encoding response regulator transcription factor yields MSIILITDDNKQITSILAEYAKKEGFTPKIALDGLEAIDLFHKVHPDIVLLDVMMPKMDGFEVCREIRKTSNVPIIMITARGEDFEKIMGLDIGADDYIVKPFSPGEVMARVRAILRRIVRVDEQKHQEYAYDNLKVNLDDYVVTLNDQIVSLTKKEIELLWTLITNKNKVFSRDNLLNSLWGYDYFGDSRTVDSHIKRLRAKLDASPHDTWEIKTIWGVGYKFEGKADEK; encoded by the coding sequence ATGTCAATCATTTTAATTACTGATGATAATAAACAAATTACTTCTATTCTGGCGGAATATGCAAAAAAAGAAGGATTTACGCCTAAAATTGCATTGGATGGACTAGAAGCCATTGACTTGTTTCATAAAGTTCATCCCGATATTGTACTGCTGGATGTTATGATGCCCAAAATGGATGGGTTTGAAGTATGCCGTGAAATCCGTAAAACTTCTAATGTTCCCATTATCATGATTACAGCACGGGGTGAGGACTTTGAAAAAATTATGGGACTCGATATTGGTGCAGATGATTATATTGTAAAACCTTTTTCACCTGGCGAGGTAATGGCTAGGGTCCGTGCCATTTTAAGGAGGATCGTACGGGTAGACGAGCAAAAACATCAAGAATATGCCTATGACAATCTGAAAGTCAATCTTGATGATTATGTTGTAACCCTTAATGATCAGATCGTATCCCTTACCAAAAAAGAAATTGAACTTTTGTGGACACTTATTACTAATAAAAATAAAGTATTTTCTCGTGATAATCTTCTCAACAGCCTATGGGGGTATGATTATTTTGGAGACAGCCGGACAGTAGATTCGCATATTAAACGTCTTCGTGCCAAGCTGGATGCCTCTCCTCATGATACTTGGGAAATCAAAACAATATGGGGTGTTGGTTATAAATTTGAGGGCAAAGCCGATGAAAAATAA
- the pfkB gene encoding 1-phosphofructokinase, translating to MITTVTLNVAIDKLYIVDEYKPYEVMRVQKCTYTPGGKGLNVTKVASLLQEEVTATGFVGGHAGEWILEALDKLGIKHQFVKGNNETRTCINIKELSTGRHTEFLEPGAPLTEEDEKVFLEVFERTIEKSKVVTISGSIPGGVSKDIYCKLVAICKKAGKKVLVDTSGELLTGVIEAKPTMIKPNIDELQAITKQDIHSIDDVIRVAKGLKDKGIEIVAVSLGKDGVLVLCEEGIYHGMPPSIEPINTVGCGDSMIAGFAVGLSREYSISDTIKMAVAVSAANALTNDTGYFKEEDYNELLNRVTINKL from the coding sequence ATGATAACCACAGTAACACTGAATGTAGCCATTGATAAGCTTTATATTGTAGATGAGTATAAGCCCTATGAAGTCATGCGGGTTCAAAAGTGTACTTATACACCTGGTGGAAAAGGTCTTAATGTTACCAAAGTCGCAAGTCTTTTGCAGGAAGAAGTGACAGCAACCGGTTTTGTAGGCGGACATGCAGGTGAATGGATCTTAGAAGCGCTTGATAAATTGGGAATTAAGCATCAATTTGTTAAAGGAAATAATGAAACAAGAACATGTATTAATATTAAAGAGCTTTCTACAGGTAGACATACCGAGTTTTTAGAACCAGGAGCTCCTTTAACTGAAGAGGATGAAAAAGTTTTTTTAGAAGTATTTGAGCGCACTATAGAGAAAAGTAAAGTTGTAACGATTTCGGGAAGTATTCCGGGAGGAGTTAGCAAAGACATTTACTGTAAGTTAGTAGCAATATGTAAAAAGGCAGGCAAGAAAGTTTTAGTTGATACAAGCGGAGAACTGCTTACGGGAGTTATTGAAGCAAAACCTACTATGATTAAGCCTAACATAGATGAGCTTCAAGCGATTACTAAACAAGATATCCATTCTATCGATGATGTTATCCGTGTAGCCAAAGGTCTAAAAGATAAAGGTATTGAAATAGTAGCTGTATCGTTAGGCAAAGATGGGGTGCTTGTTCTTTGTGAAGAAGGTATTTATCATGGCATGCCGCCTAGCATAGAGCCTATCAATACAGTAGGCTGCGGAGATTCAATGATTGCTGGTTTTGCCGTAGGATTATCAAGAGAATACAGTATTTCGGATACAATAAAAATGGCAGTAGCAGTATCGGCTGCCAATGCTTTAACAAATGATACAGGCTATTTTAAAGAAGAAGATTATAATGAACTCTTAAATAGAGTTACTATAAATAAATTATGA
- a CDS encoding sensor histidine kinase encodes MKNKIAFKLTLYFSAVLLLFSIIIGSVFITLFKRHTMALHKTDLEERAVTMASTLSSFINSPNSGMGMMGGRQGGYGAYLRFLDEIAMTDVWIVDKDLRLITSGQMAGSAYNYADLPLDAEAVVEEVFKDNTTFSEGFSNLLSTPTLTIGTPIYSEGKVVGALLLHSPVKGMQEALLQGIGILTISIASALVLSILLSIALAVSFTRPLKKMKNSAVQLARGDYSAKTGVQKKDEIGELASAIDLLSVQLGIASRETEQLFKLRRDFVANISHELRTPVTVIRGSLEALCDEVVTDPLQVKSYHRQMLNESLFLQRLVNDLLDLSRLQNTDFKIEMQELNLCDVIGDTIRTAQHIAQSKNIQIQQEQDTQICLVLGDYGRLRQMFLIILDNAVKFSSPNGVVRISLKSKTVSICDKGVGIAPKDLPYIFDRFYKVKSSENKNGTGLGLAIAKQIADRHTINVVVRSTPDEGTEFLFQF; translated from the coding sequence ATGAAAAATAAAATCGCCTTTAAACTGACACTATACTTTTCCGCTGTACTTCTTCTATTTTCTATTATAATCGGCAGCGTTTTTATAACTCTTTTTAAACGTCACACTATGGCACTTCACAAAACAGATTTAGAAGAACGCGCGGTAACAATGGCAAGTACGCTTTCAAGTTTTATTAACAGCCCAAATTCTGGCATGGGAATGATGGGGGGCAGACAAGGCGGCTACGGTGCATATCTTCGTTTTTTAGATGAGATTGCTATGACTGATGTCTGGATTGTGGACAAAGATCTCCGTCTTATTACAAGCGGACAAATGGCAGGCAGTGCCTATAACTATGCGGATTTACCTCTTGATGCTGAGGCTGTTGTAGAAGAAGTTTTCAAGGACAACACTACCTTTAGCGAGGGGTTCAGCAACCTTTTAAGCACCCCCACCCTGACCATAGGAACCCCTATTTATTCAGAAGGCAAGGTTGTCGGAGCTCTCCTTCTCCATTCTCCGGTAAAGGGCATGCAAGAGGCACTTTTGCAGGGAATTGGCATTTTAACAATTAGTATAGCTTCAGCTCTCGTATTATCTATTCTTTTATCCATCGCACTTGCAGTTTCTTTTACAAGGCCTTTAAAAAAAATGAAAAATTCTGCTGTCCAGCTTGCCAGAGGAGATTATAGTGCTAAAACGGGTGTGCAGAAAAAAGATGAGATAGGTGAACTTGCCTCCGCAATCGATCTTTTAAGTGTGCAGCTTGGTATTGCCAGCCGTGAAACTGAACAGCTCTTCAAGCTTCGTCGAGACTTTGTTGCAAACATTTCACATGAACTCAGAACGCCAGTCACTGTCATCCGTGGTTCTCTCGAAGCGCTTTGTGATGAAGTAGTAACTGACCCTTTACAAGTAAAAAGTTATCACCGTCAAATGCTGAATGAAAGCCTGTTTCTTCAAAGATTGGTTAATGATTTACTTGATTTATCCCGTCTTCAAAATACAGATTTTAAAATAGAGATGCAGGAGCTTAACCTTTGTGATGTGATAGGTGATACAATTCGTACTGCCCAACATATAGCACAATCAAAGAATATCCAAATCCAACAAGAACAGGATACACAGATATGTTTAGTATTGGGTGATTATGGCCGCCTCCGCCAAATGTTTTTGATCATTCTTGACAATGCTGTTAAATTCTCTTCTCCAAACGGTGTCGTAAGGATCTCTTTAAAAAGTAAGACAGTGTCCATCTGCGATAAAGGTGTTGGCATTGCACCAAAAGATTTACCTTATATTTTTGACCGCTTTTACAAAGTGAAATCCTCAGAAAATAAAAACGGCACTGGTCTTGGGCTTGCTATTGCAAAACAGATAGCTGACAGACACACCATTAATGTTGTGGTCCGCAGTACACCAGATGAAGGTACTGAGTTTCTATTTCAATTTTAG
- a CDS encoding methyl-accepting chemotaxis protein, protein MKNKLKNPLLKNKMNINRLFVKLKTLIPKKNKTNQKILSIKTRLITVCILFAIIPLLVVNIISSSISKKALHNTSQQLTSELVKQVSHNINSFIIEVDKNVTQFAVVDLLQGGLISDYTSEDILKKLSATREMQQRLLYLETMDKNIRDAVLVINDKDVLGDINYITKEDLLTTKDLDLEAKPIWMKELGASKNSLFYLKSVTALSKNTKATIVIEVNPESVIQTINNIQLLDNSNLYITDHEGRMIYNGNDSEQVVKDSIWQIINRESAFGTEVVDNTLVTYSILPNGWHIIAEIPERSLTSQLEASSMMVWLLILAVGLLAVLIGTLVSKGFSTPIIKLMSLMKHAEEGDLTVTMPEKGNDEITSLCRSFNHMIFNMRKLLSDTKLVVVHTLDDSNMLRTSTEQSVETFEQLTMSIGEIAQATTHQAEDAQHSSEVMSNLSCSIQDVMQKSNTLFEKNQGAKEMIQAATKSIDLLSQTMSSSIEASAEIQKSIIELSTLTKSIEAIMKLVDGISEQTNLLALNASIEAARAGEVGKGFAVVAHEVRNLAEQSKSSTVNVRKTLHTIETKTKDTVALVKKSSSIFASQENAVKDVHTTFFNIINNLKNMDIDLEQVNIKVQDMHTLKDEMAGKIDNIATVTQESAASTQEVSALSEEQKAVVEKLYDLSNRLTDTMNTLNNSIQTFKVE, encoded by the coding sequence ATGAAAAATAAGCTTAAAAACCCCCTATTAAAAAACAAAATGAATATTAACCGCTTGTTTGTAAAGCTAAAAACCTTAATCCCTAAAAAGAACAAGACCAACCAAAAAATTCTATCTATTAAAACTAGACTTATTACAGTCTGTATATTATTTGCTATTATTCCCTTGCTTGTGGTAAATATTATATCTTCTTCAATCTCTAAAAAAGCTCTGCATAACACTAGCCAGCAGCTTACAAGCGAACTTGTTAAACAGGTTTCTCATAATATCAATTCCTTTATTATTGAAGTTGATAAGAATGTTACTCAATTTGCTGTTGTTGATTTACTTCAAGGCGGTTTAATATCTGATTATACATCTGAGGATATATTAAAAAAACTCAGTGCAACCCGCGAGATGCAACAACGCTTATTATATTTAGAGACGATGGATAAAAACATTAGAGATGCCGTCCTAGTTATAAATGATAAAGATGTATTAGGTGATATCAATTATATTACAAAGGAGGATCTCCTAACTACTAAAGATTTAGACTTAGAAGCTAAACCCATTTGGATGAAGGAATTAGGTGCTTCTAAAAATAGTCTTTTTTATCTAAAGTCTGTTACCGCTTTATCTAAAAATACTAAAGCTACTATTGTTATTGAGGTTAACCCAGAAAGTGTCATCCAAACCATTAATAATATTCAGCTATTAGATAATTCTAATTTATACATAACTGATCATGAAGGCCGAATGATTTATAATGGTAATGATTCTGAACAAGTCGTTAAAGATAGTATATGGCAGATCATAAATCGTGAATCCGCATTTGGAACAGAGGTCGTTGATAATACCCTCGTTACCTATTCAATACTGCCAAACGGCTGGCACATTATTGCTGAAATACCAGAGAGGTCTTTAACAAGTCAATTAGAAGCTTCAAGTATGATGGTTTGGCTTCTTATTTTAGCTGTAGGTCTGCTTGCAGTTCTCATAGGAACTTTAGTATCTAAAGGTTTTTCTACGCCAATTATTAAGCTTATGTCACTTATGAAACACGCCGAAGAAGGTGATCTTACAGTAACGATGCCCGAAAAAGGGAATGATGAGATTACAAGTCTCTGTAGAAGCTTCAATCATATGATTTTTAATATGCGCAAGCTTCTTAGCGATACAAAACTCGTGGTTGTTCATACCTTAGATGACAGCAATATGCTTCGTACTTCTACAGAACAATCTGTTGAAACCTTTGAACAACTTACAATGTCTATAGGGGAAATTGCTCAAGCTACTACGCATCAAGCCGAAGATGCTCAACATAGTTCTGAGGTGATGTCAAACTTATCTTGTAGTATACAAGATGTCATGCAAAAGTCAAATACGTTATTTGAAAAAAATCAAGGTGCAAAAGAAATGATTCAGGCAGCAACTAAGAGCATTGATCTCCTTAGCCAAACGATGAGTTCATCAATTGAGGCATCAGCTGAAATTCAAAAGAGTATTATAGAACTAAGCACACTTACCAAGAGCATTGAAGCTATTATGAAGCTCGTAGATGGTATTAGTGAACAAACAAATCTCCTTGCTCTTAATGCTAGTATTGAAGCTGCAAGAGCAGGCGAAGTTGGTAAAGGATTTGCTGTTGTTGCTCACGAGGTTAGAAATCTAGCCGAGCAATCTAAAAGCTCTACGGTAAATGTTAGAAAGACTCTCCATACTATAGAGACTAAGACAAAAGATACTGTTGCCTTAGTTAAAAAGTCCAGCTCTATCTTTGCCAGTCAAGAAAATGCCGTTAAAGATGTTCACACAACATTTTTTAATATCATTAATAACTTGAAAAACATGGACATAGACCTTGAACAAGTTAATATTAAAGTTCAAGATATGCATACACTTAAGGATGAAATGGCTGGAAAAATAGATAATATTGCTACTGTTACTCAAGAATCAGCAGCTTCTACTCAAGAAGTTAGTGCATTAAGTGAAGAACAAAAAGCAGTTGTGGAGAAACTTTATGATTTATCTAATAGATTAACCGATACAATGAATACCCTTAATAACTCTATACAAACATTCAAAGTAGAATAG